Proteins found in one Verrucomicrobiia bacterium genomic segment:
- a CDS encoding PD-(D/E)XK nuclease family protein — translation MPGPPTFIIGEFTIRPKPPETWSFSALRGFEECPMRWALSRTVFPCFGGPIPQKPNRGSLEGALLHELIEQYEHYTRNPSDGNFRPRRTLLELVAAWEKKNESNPRIDSKALAGQVRLEEILRAFGEASSHVKVSQHQLNTDTRPVGNGPGVFNGAESWLKDPKSKLCGRADLITTGEIVDFKSGEKHEHHAEQVVFYAALYLATAGKSPTALRLIYTEKNEVLEVPVPMLNQLENVLGELRLRASRADGQVDTGELPAKPEPTKCAYCHVRGVCSKYWESLANSTAKEATVVDYVPTTAAVVESAALGIYIRDDLFGVQSLLHLPQEVAEKVADGSRRIRCLALRANTGPAGIRFSFTQNSEVYFAP, via the coding sequence ATGCCTGGGCCTCCGACCTTCATAATTGGCGAGTTTACGATTCGACCGAAGCCGCCTGAGACCTGGTCGTTTTCGGCACTCCGGGGATTTGAGGAATGCCCGATGCGCTGGGCACTATCTCGGACAGTTTTTCCATGCTTCGGTGGACCTATTCCACAAAAGCCCAACAGGGGCAGTCTGGAAGGCGCACTTCTCCACGAATTGATTGAACAGTATGAGCACTACACAAGGAATCCTAGCGACGGGAATTTTCGTCCTCGCCGAACCTTATTGGAATTGGTCGCAGCGTGGGAGAAAAAGAACGAATCCAACCCGAGAATTGACAGCAAGGCGCTGGCAGGACAGGTGCGTCTCGAAGAAATCCTGAGAGCATTCGGTGAAGCGTCTAGCCACGTTAAAGTATCGCAGCACCAATTGAACACCGACACACGCCCAGTCGGAAACGGCCCGGGAGTTTTCAACGGCGCGGAAAGCTGGCTGAAAGATCCAAAGTCAAAGTTGTGTGGCCGCGCAGATTTAATTACGACGGGTGAGATTGTTGATTTCAAGAGTGGAGAAAAGCATGAACACCACGCCGAACAGGTTGTGTTCTACGCTGCGCTCTATTTGGCAACAGCCGGGAAGTCGCCGACTGCGCTACGCCTGATTTACACCGAGAAAAACGAGGTGCTGGAAGTGCCGGTGCCGATGTTGAATCAACTTGAAAACGTGTTGGGCGAGTTGCGGCTTCGTGCATCAAGAGCTGACGGGCAAGTGGACACCGGTGAACTGCCGGCGAAGCCAGAACCAACAAAATGCGCGTATTGCCATGTCCGCGGAGTCTGCAGCAAGTATTGGGAATCGCTCGCCAACAGCACAGCAAAAGAAGCGACGGTGGTTGACTATGTTCCGACCACCGCAGCCGTCGTGGAATCAGCCGCACTCGGGATTTACATCCGGGACGATTTGTTTGGGGTTCAATCTCTCCTGCATCTACCGCAGGAAGTAGCTGAAAAGGTGGCTGATGGCTCTCGCCGTATCCGGTGTCTTGCACTCAGGGCCAATACGGGACCAGCCGGTATCCGGTTTTCTTTTACACAAAACAGCGAGGTGTATTTCGCGCCTTAG
- a CDS encoding sigma-70 family RNA polymerase sigma factor produces the protein MNESNADSSSGFGPFPQSTNGHVNRADTPRDEIEVARRFESQINRLAWHYARGNRCLQQDLAQEGMIGLVNAHRNFKREGGASFATYADRHIRGRMKNFVRSECRHNCCMSWAEYHGTESEADDAGEESPRLHAHEAIEAVGQFLFTVEVQLMRQFLSSATEVFTAKQQFIFRLRFLHGLTVGEIAQETNVSPARVSQVLAEALRKLQASFIRN, from the coding sequence ATGAACGAATCGAACGCTGACTCATCCTCGGGCTTCGGCCCATTTCCCCAATCCACCAACGGCCACGTAAATCGTGCCGACACGCCCCGCGATGAAATCGAAGTCGCCCGGCGGTTTGAATCGCAAATCAATCGCCTCGCCTGGCATTACGCTCGCGGCAACCGCTGCCTGCAACAAGATCTGGCCCAGGAAGGAATGATTGGGCTGGTCAATGCGCACCGCAACTTTAAGCGTGAGGGCGGCGCGTCTTTCGCCACCTACGCCGACCGACACATTCGCGGTCGAATGAAAAACTTCGTGCGTTCGGAGTGCCGCCATAATTGCTGTATGTCTTGGGCGGAGTATCACGGCACAGAATCGGAAGCCGATGACGCGGGCGAGGAATCGCCGAGACTCCACGCCCACGAAGCGATTGAAGCGGTCGGCCAATTTCTGTTCACCGTTGAAGTGCAACTCATGCGCCAGTTCTTGAGCAGCGCGACAGAGGTGTTCACCGCCAAGCAGCAGTTCATCTTCCGACTGCGCTTCTTGCATGGATTGACGGTCGGCGAGATTGCACAGGAAACAAATGTGTCGCCGGCGCGTGTTTCGCAAGTGCTGGCAGAGGCGTTGAGAAAGTTGCAAGCGAGTTTCATCCGTAATTGA